The window GCAATTGAATATCGGCTGGTTTATTCGCTGGTGTTTCCGACAGAACCGACGAGCCGGAATGAATTTGTCAGTTCTAAATTAGGATTTTGGCATTCTGTTCGTCTTGTGTTTAAGAACTATTTCTTAGGGCATACGCACGTAATGACCCTGCACACTTTTGTGATTGTTCCGCTTTCTTTTATCGTCATGGCGATCATTATTCAGAAGAAACAATGGAATCAAGAAAGAAACTATGTTCGTTTGTTTATCCTTAACTTCGTATTATCAGTCTGGTATGCCTTCTGGTTTTACAAAGGATGGGAGCCATTAAAAGAAAGGTACCAATTGCTAAATACGTTTAATTTTGCTCGTTTCCATTTTTTACGGCCAATGATCATTTACATGATGTTCGCGGTAGGTGCTTATATTCTCTGGAAAAAAGGGGTTCAATGGAAAAGATTTGTGAAGGTATGTTTAGTGCTGCAGCTTCTTATACTTTTTGCAGCCAATCCAGAGATTTATTATCGTGCCAATCACTCGCCGTCGTTTAAACAGTTTTATGCCACTCATCAGTTTGAAGAAATAGCGAAATATATCGGAAAACCAAAATCTTCTTATCGGGTGGCGAGCATAGGGCTTCACCCTGCCATTGCCCAGTATAATGGGTTTTACACATTGGATACCTATAATAATTTTTATCCTTTGTCGTATAAGCACCAATTTAGGAAAATCATTGCGAAAGAACTGGAGAAAAATAAGCAGTTGGAGACATACTTTGATCAATGGGGCGGCAGATGCTATATTTTTGTAAGTGAATTAGGAAAGCATTACGACTTCCGAAAAAATAGCAAGAAAAAAATTCATCATCTTCAATTGAACATTGATCAATTTAAGAAAATGGGCGGACAGTATATATTTTCATCCGTACCTATTATGAATGCGGAGGAGGACGGCCTT of the Bacillus smithii genome contains:
- a CDS encoding DUF6044 family protein; the encoded protein is MMAKLASNWTKEQKWIIIAFALIGVYLLPMYVLGENSHIRVHDNMDSNIAWYRVLKRSGELFGPINATIPQVINGLPRNAYGTEFSGIEWLHHLFPPMLAYALSQTITRVFAFIGMYLLLKKHFVKADDAYLIRVGVSLAFALTPFWPSGMLSTLGQPLALWAFLNIRERKATWKEWLTITLLPFYSSFVLGFFFFLVAMGLLWLRDVMVKRDWNLKFFGSIAYMTFLFLAIEYRLVYSLVFPTEPTSRNEFVSSKLGFWHSVRLVFKNYFLGHTHVMTLHTFVIVPLSFIVMAIIIQKKQWNQERNYVRLFILNFVLSVWYAFWFYKGWEPLKERYQLLNTFNFARFHFLRPMIIYMMFAVGAYILWKKGVQWKRFVKVCLVLQLLILFAANPEIYYRANHSPSFKQFYATHQFEEIAKYIGKPKSSYRVASIGLHPAIAQYNGFYTLDTYNNFYPLSYKHQFRKIIAKELEKNKQLETYFDQWGGRCYIFVSELGKHYDFRKNSKKKIHHLQLNIDQFKKMGGQYIFSSVPIMNAEEDGLHFLKAFDDPDSAWRIYLYKAK